One part of the Ziziphus jujuba cultivar Dongzao chromosome 2, ASM3175591v1 genome encodes these proteins:
- the LOC107418235 gene encoding cytochrome P450 71AP13-like yields the protein MAFLQWLMEPIFLFSLLFILVLLKFIFKDKSTKRQLNLPPTPSKLPIIGNLHQLSSMPLLSLCRLAEKYGPIFFLQLGQIPTVVVSSARLAKEVLKTHDLALCSRPQIFSAKHLLYNCTDLGFSPHGAYWRHVRKIWTHELLSVKRVQSYGFVREEEVARMVRRIAESYPGTTNLSKMLGMYANNVLCRVALGRDFSEEGEYDKHGFQKMLQEFQELLGGFSLGDFFPSMEFIHSLTGIKSRLQETFRQFDHLFDQIVNEHLNPMRENDDHKDLVDVLLDIQKNGSLEMPLTMDNVKASILDMFAAGTDTIFITLDWGMTELIMNPRVMERAQAEVRRVVRERRVVLESDLPQMHYMKAVIKEIFRLHPPAPVLLPRESMEHVIIDGYDIPAKTRILVNAWAIGRDQESWENPETFEPERFMGSTIDFKGHDFELIPFGAGRRGCPAITFGTASIELALAQLLHSFDWELPLGVTTKDLDMTEVFGITMHRIADVIVLAKPHFS from the exons ATGGCTTTCCTTCAATGGCTAATGGAACCCATCTTTCTGTTTTCATTGCTTTTCATTTTAGTGTTGCTGAAGTTCATCTTTAAGGATAAGTCAACAAAAAGACAACTTAATCTCCCACCAACCCCTTCAAAACTACCAATAATTGGTAATCTTCACCAGCTTAGCAGCAtgcctctcctctctctctgcAGACTGGCAGAAAAATACGGtccaatatttttcttacagCTCGGTCAGATCCCAACTGTGGTGGTTTCATCAGCTAGACTGGCCAAGGAGGTATTGAAAACCCATGACCTTGCTCTATGTAGCCGTCCACAAATCTTTTCTGCCAAACATCTCTTATACAATTGCACTGATCTTGGTTTCTCACCTCATGGTGCTTACTGGAGGCATGTTCGGAAAATTTGGACACATGAGCTATTAAGTGTTAAACGAGTCCAATCATATGGCTTTGTTAGAGAAGAAGAAGTTGCTCGTATGGTTCGTCGGATTGCAGAGTCTTATCCCGGTACCACCAATCTGTCTAAGATGCTTGGAATGTACGCAAACAATGTCCTTTGCCGGGTAGCATTGGGAAGGGACTTCTCGGAAGAAGGAGAGTACGACAAGCATGGGTTCCAAAAGATGCTGCAGGAATTTCAAGAATTGCTTGGAGGATTCAGTCTTGGAGATTTCTTCCCTTCAATGGAGTTTATACACAGTTTAACAGGAATAAAATCGAGACTACAGGAAACCTTTCGACAATTTGATCATCTTTTTGACCAGATTGTGAATGAACACCTCAACCCCATGAGAGAAAACGATGACCATAAGGACCTTGTGGATGTTTTACTTGATATACAGAAGAATGGTTCACTTGAAATGCCCCTCACCATGGATAatgttaaagctagcatcttg GACATGTTTGCAGCAGGAACTGACACGATTTTCATCACCCTTGACTGGGGAATGACAGAGCTCATTATGAATCCTAGAGTCATGGAAAGAGCACAAGCAGAGGTAAGAAGAGTTGTCAGAGAGAGAAGAGTAGTGCTAGAGAGTGACTTGCCTCAAATGCACTACATGAAAGCTGTCATCAAAGAAATCTTTCGCTTGCATCCTCCTGCTCCAGTATTGCTACCAAGAGAATCCATGGAACATGTAATTATTGATGGGTACGATATTCCAGCCAAAACTCGAATACTTGTCAATGCCTGGGCAATAGGAAGGGACCAAGAAAGTTGGGAAAATCCAGAAACATTTGAACCAGAAAGATTTATGGGCAGCACCATTGATTTCAAAGGGCATGATTTTGAGCTGATACCTTTTGGGGCTGGTAGAAGAGGCTGCCCTGCTATTACATTTGGAACTGCAAGTATTGAGCTTGCACTGGCTCAACTTCTCCATAGCTTTGATTGGGAGCTTCCCCTTGGTGTTACAACTAAAGATTTGGATATGACAGAAGTTTTTGGCATTACCATGCACAGGATAGCCGATGTGATTGTGCTAGCCAAACCACACTTTTCCTAA